Part of the Amia ocellicauda isolate fAmiCal2 chromosome 18, fAmiCal2.hap1, whole genome shotgun sequence genome, CTCGTGGGCGGGGCTTCAGGGCGGAGCTGAGGGCAACATTAGACATGCGCAGAAAACAGCCCGAGTTCAGAGCAAAATCTGCTCAGAGTCGGAAATGTCGGTAATAAAGTCGAAAAGGCCATATTTGTAAGGAGCAGACGCATTTTTGGAAAAAAATGTGTAACCTATACAATTAAGTTATGTAAACAACTTTATAATAAAGGCTTattttgtaaacaaaataaaaacggtGCGTGGGAATTGTAACTGAATAGATGCATTCAGGATAAAAGACTTTAAATCTACGAGTATAATCGCCCTGcgagattaaaataaaataaaccatcaaTTGTAATCGCGATCATCTTCACGCCGTGTCGTGACGTCAGAGGCAGCAGTGACGCGTGTGCTATATAAGGCCGCTGAGCGCCCGTCTCCGCGGAGAGGATAGTCGAGTCTACACTGTGCTGAGGACCAGAGCACCCgtgggcattttttttttttcacttgaaCATATTATTATTGGATTGATGTTGATCTAACTAAACTTGATAGGTCACACGTTATTTCTAAAATGGCGTCTGCTCCTTACCAAGACGGATGTTGGCATAGCGGAGACCGGATCCAAGATGGCTGCCGGAAGAAAACCACGTTTTTAGACGTAAAAGTCCttggctgcgtcccaaatcgcacacttgttccctcgttctcttcccttgcggggcggaagtactacggtggccatcttaagggATGTCCCAAACCCTCAGGGAGCGAGGGAAGGAGCCTAATCGAGCCGTTTGTATCCTTCAATGCTCCTTCAGCGGAGTGAACAAAACCGCGCACTGATGCGGAAgtgttttagcgctgaagtcccagaactctttgcgttaaaggcggagacacGTCACCTGGGATAAAATACCAGCGGCGGgtgcatatatatgtaatgttagctacacagttgtagaaattgttaaattatggatCAACGAAATAATACGtagatagataaaataaaatgattatataatcatgatttaaatatacgattagaaaggtaaaccaaaacatgttttggaaactatcatttaattaattactgaagtagtatcctataaaactaggaggtgatattgacgaacagtgtatttcaaaattattattattattactattttaattaaatacaaatacaagaaaagactgcgtagGTACATTTTCAGACATAGGCAAAGGCGCTAAAgtgtcccattgagcgcttttagCTTCACTTACACCCTCACTCAAGCgcactctgtgacgtcagcccaacgtcacgcaaagtgtacacttgtcgaagggtgtaggagcgagtgtgcgatttgggacgcagcccatgtagaccctggataagggcgtctgctaatacattattattattattattattattattattattattattattattacatacatTTCCGACTCTCGTTTTACACACTGAGCAGATTTTGATCTGAACACGTGATTTGTTTTCGGCGCATGTCTGTAGTGTGGAGCTTCGCACACTAGTaataatataattcacattttatcccacgAAATGCCCACGTATTtcgtgcttggcaattttggacGAAAGGTAAAATGAACTTTGCTTTCCGTGGACGGGATGACCAATTAGCATCAGGATCAGACAGTGATGATCAagacattgatccagagacccgggtttgcaacgagatcaggactgaattaaaaaaggaaagtgAGAAACTTGAGCCGATCAGACCAGCGCTATGTCGggtgcaaatctaatacaataaataatgataataatgaatatatgatgtgtagaaattgGCGTGTTTCACCAATAAACATGATTATACATTTTCACAATTActcatttgattacaaagcccaCACATATTGTCGCCTTTATAGCTCATTAATTTTGatgagtttacagctgaaacgccaattcaaatatttagtaacagcggatatgcaggagaaattgAGATACGCAGAGATGTGTCTatgtatgttctagtgttaagtctctagccaactatagcaagaGTGCATTTGCACCTAGATTGACATATCATTTGCGTTTCCCTATTTGTTCTTCCTAGTGAGTCCGAACCGAACCGCCTCCCTGGTTAGAACCAATCCTGTTTTCTCTGTGAATGGGTACATCCTGCAAATTTGCAGGCATTAAaaccagtgtgaatggggtgcaACAGGCACAATTTTAGCTGGCAACGTTGCCTGCATTTTGGTGTcattcagtgtgaatgggatTGTAGTACTTCAGATAACAGGTAATATGTTGTTTCTatagttgtattatttttaactaatgtccaacaacaacaacaataataataacatcagtCCATGCAGTTAAGAAACGgttaagggaaaacaaagaaaatcccAGCTGACTTTTGGCAGATTAGGCTATCCAAATGGAACACTACCTTGTGCGTTTTGACTCCGGGTCAAACGGCCTTAAAGAGAAGTGGGTTGATGAACTTGAAGACTGCAGGAACAGGCCTAGATTGTTtaacttgtttaaaaataacataaattaTTGTTTTGATTAGTTCCCAGAGTGACAAAATTAAAGCACACAGACTTTCAATATTAATCGCACAGCATTTCTTTTATAGACTGTGTAAATGCAATGTCTGTAACTGGTCACATTGGAGCACAACTTATGCTTTCAATCTGACTAATAGATCAATAGACTAATGTTTAATGATACAGAACCTCATCTTTgtctaatttattttcaaaatcccTATCTCTTTGCATTCAGAGGAGTTAAAGTGGTGCTGGGGGATCAACTaagaatatacagtactgtgctaaAGTTTTTGATGGTTTTCAATTAAACTACCAGATGTAGAGGCTAGTTTGAAGAATCTATAGGGAAAACAAGACATTTCAGGAAAGAGCTTTCCAGAATAtatcacatacatatatacatagtatatatgtgtgtgtatattatatataatataaatatatattatattaagccAGATATTCTTTATACACatacatgtacttaatgttATATATGACAATGCcacaaaatgtacagtactgtgcaaacattttaggcaggagtgaaaaaatgctgtaaagtaagaatgctttcaaaaatagacattaatagattatatttatcaatcatCAAAacgcaaagtgagtgaacagaagaaaaatctacaacaaatcaatatttggtgtgaccaccctttgcctacAAAACAGCATTTGGCATATATtagggtgggatatattaggcagcaagtgaacattttgtcctcaaagttgatgtgttagaagcaggaaaaatgggcaagcgtaagaaTCTGAGctgtactgtagctcaaattgctgaaaaagtgaatgctggttctgatagaaaggtgtcagaacacacagtgcatcgcagtttgttgcgtatggggctgcgtagccgcagaccagtcagggtgcccatgctgacccccgcccactgccgaaagcgcctacaatgggcacgtgagcatcagaactggaccacggagcaatggaagaaggcggcctggtctgatgaatcacgagttcaaggtgttgacttggcctccaaattccccagatctcaatccattcgagcatctgtgggatgtgctggacaaacaagtgcgatccatggaggccccaccttgcaacttacaggacttcaaggatctgctgctaacgtcttggtgccagataccacagcacaccttcagaggtctagtggagtccatgcctcaacgggtcagggctgttagcggcaaaagggggacctacacaatattaggcaggtggtcataatgttatggctgattggtttATATactatgtttgtatgtatgtatgtgatatATTCTGGAAAGCTCTTTCCTGAAATGTCTTGTTTTCCCTATAGATTCTTCAAACCAGCCTCTACATCTGGTAGTTTAATTGAAAACCATCAGGAGACAGTGAAAGTTCACTTGTAACACTTAGCTGTGGTGTCTGAAATCAAGTGTATTACAAAAAACACAGCCTGCCAAAGAACAGATGgacagattaatttatttttatagtcCTCTTTGTAGCCCGTAAGGTGTGAAACAGTGTTGCTCTTGATATCAACCCTGTGTGTAATTTCTATTTACTCAGTCAATTCAGCTTTCAGGTCCAATGAGAAGCATTTAAAagattgaaagaaagaaagataaaaagaatgaaaaataaattacgcGGTTGGATCCTGAGAGAATTTGATATTTACGTGTATAAaccaacaataaaatacaaaatcttcAGCCTTGGGGATGCCTGCCGTTTCTGGCACAGTGCAGAGTTATGTTATGGTTTTTGCAAGCTAACAATTCTCCTCCAGGCCAGACAGACTTGCAAGGAGAATGAgattataataaatcataatcaAAATGTTAGTCAAATATAcctattgttttattaaaagacATAAGGAAGTATCCCACAAAGCAAATAAGAAAACATAAGTAAACATTCACAATTGCAAGAACAAACGCATGATTGGAGGACAATACAATAACTATTTACCTACTGTGGAGTCTGTAGAGCTCaaattgtttgtgtgtatatatgtatggctatacatatatatacacatctacCTACAAATACActtgcacatgtttatttatatgaaCAAGGATATTAAGTACTGCAGAACTTTGCAGTGTAAGGTCCAAGGTCAGCATTtagattacaattaaaaaataaaaactatgtaACAACAAAATATAGTACATCATATATAAttcatataattaatattattttacaagCATCTATTACTAAAAGTGATATTATGCATGGACAAATGTAGTCATGATTCAGCTCCACAAACAATCGCTAGATCTCTATTGACATAAAGCACAAGTGATGCCAATATTAGTTGAATAAATAGTTGCAGACCATCATACAATCTATTTCTGCATCACAAAAGGTCTGTAGACAACAAGCAACAGCTgcaatgaccaaaacaaatggaaatggagGCTAGTACAGCCAAGACTCTAGACTCAACAGACCAAGAAACATATCTCTGTGTGAGGTGTGTTAAACACCCTAGACTAAAGCCAAGGACGTATCGTGATGTTTGCGGAATCTGCATCATCATGTAAGACAACGGCACAAATACAGCTGAATAAGGCATCAGAAGCACACCGGCCAAAGTGTTGTGTACACAAAGCTCAATGCACCGATGATGCCATATTTCACACTAACAAGCTCTGGTGGATCACAGCTTTGAATTATTACCAATACATGGGCCACATGTTTGAGAGATAAAAAGGAGAAGACTACATGGGTCAGACTGGCCATACCTACTGCTGTAACTAAAGACAAAAGAGGAAATATGAACTAGGGCCTATACCAAATCAAACCTTTAACCTACTTGCggattgcaaattacaaacctgtaccccatcacaattttattttgaagtaaTAGAAAGCAGCTTCTGTCAACATTAAACTGCGATGAGGTACAAGTTTGCAATCTACAGGtaaggtaggtcaaagttttgcttTGGTGTAGAGCTTAGTGTGAATACTTTTgttaatatatgttttttttctatttaggTTTGCTGAAAAacatactgtgctgtactattTTAAGCTCAATTTTACTTTTTATGACATTTATGACACTGAATGTTCCTTATTTGGCAGAGTGTATGCAGGATGGTGAATGCACTAGTCAGACTCCAAAAAAGAAAGCCAATAAGCTATCTAGACACATTATATAAACCAACATTGTTTCATTTCTGTCATGCTACTTCAATGTCCTGTTACAGATGCCACCTTATATAACCCAAGCAAGTCGCTACCATGCTTACAAAAAAAGTCCACCCAGCCTGGGTTTCACTGTCAGGCAACATCCATCACCCACGGACGGTTCTGAATTAGCCATTTATTCAAGCATCTATCAGATTGTGCCTTTGTCAAACACGGAAATGTTTACTCAAACGGTTTGTTTTCAAAAGGACTCGAGTAAAAAAATACACGTATTTACACATCACAAATGTACAGTTCCATAGGAAGGAATTAAAGGGTTTGGCATAAGTTGGCATAGTTTGGATAAAACCATACACCCATttaacaaacatgttttcatttctttttttaaatgcagggtGTTGATCTGCTGTCATTCTTCACTAGGAGCATTGTATTTTAGGTCCCATGTGTACCGAGAGAGATGATAATCAGACCAAACTAAACACAGAAAGAGGCCTTTGTTGGTGAACAGCTCAGTTTTTGAACTTCTGCCATAGGTGTGATTTGGGTTTGCTACTAAAAACAGGTCCTTCATAGCGCCATGACATGCTAAGCTTTAATCAAACACCCTGTCAGTCTCTGTGTTCTGTCACCCAGTCCTGCAGCGTCTGAGCAACCTACATGCAAAGTTTTTGACTTTGGAAGACTTAAGTACAAGTTCCTATAGTCTAAATAGCACAAAAACTAGAACAGGTGTATCTAGAATCTTATCACACAGTGTATTAACTGGAATTTTATAAGGGAGAACTTTACAGGATCTTCAGAAGGCTTCCTTTCTACAATTTATACAAAGAGGAAACTTATTTATTAAAGTAGTGAACAATTTTGAGGCTACAGTCCTGACAGTCCAAGCACTGAGATTATTACCAACTACTGCAGATCCAAATATAGTTGGGATCATTTGAAAGTTGTGTCATTGCAATATTTGCCAAAGCagggaaaaaataaaggttGTTGCATTACTATAATCAGTAGTTCAGTGCAAATATGATAACCCAACAGtcatgtattattgttttaaatgggCAGTGTATGTCACATATGATCAGTGCTCAAACATTGTCCATCTACAGTGGAAAACCAGAAAAGACGATATAGTATCAGTCAATTCAAGAAGGAACAGTCAGGTCTGACAGTTACAAAGGGATCCTTTTTCACGAACCATCACGCAAAGTTCTCCATTTCCTTTTATTGCATGCATATATAAAAACGTAAAGCAAAACGTAATCAACACGTGAATGTTAATCCCATTTTGTGATTATGTGTGcatttttgaaattgtattctgtgaaaaataaatatagaatcaGAGCCCCACCCACCCCTTCACAGTGTTTTGGGATTTAAGTCCATCTGAGGACCCAGCATGCGTGAGAAAAGGCAAAACAATGTCCTCACTGAGCACCATTAGTGCAGCTGGCAGTCTTATCAAAAGCTGACAGAGGATTATAAAGTCGGTCCTTTTTTCCCCCCGTTCTATAAACTTGATCCACCCAGTTTACACAACTAATAGCTGGGGATTACCGATAACCAACCAcgggtaaaacaaaaataaaaataaataaaatcatacatCCGTGACATCTAGTGAACAACAAAACTAGCATGCTATTTTCTTGAGAATCGTATCAGCAGGTGTGGGTAGCCTAGGCTGTTGCATATGTGAATGCAAAGAAGGACCAATTTTATCAAATCTCCTGTTGACTTTTGCAGCAGCCACTCTCCAAATGCTTCCCCACTCTGCTTTGCTACTTGTCTTTATTCGGTTATATGTTCACGCAAGGAGGAGGCCGTCCCAGGACCGTCCTCACTCATCCTTCTTGATCGCAGGCTGGTCTGGAAGTGGCGGGGCTGCTCTGTGCAGAACCAGGAGCCCAGAGAGAGTGAGCGAGATGCCCACCCACCACAGCACAGCATGGGTCTCCCCAAAGATTAGCTGCCCCAAGAAAGCCTGCAAAATCAGGACAGCAGCAGTCAAACCACACAGGTAAACCAACTCTTTAGCTGCGTACACCCACAGGCGAACCACGTCCTTTTCAGAAACAAGTTTATTTGGGTGGGAATATGATCTAGCAAGCAAAAACAACACTGTGAAGGAGAAACAATGACACGCAAACAGTGCAATATTAAAGATTCAAGATGGCTACCAGGTCAAACTGCCGTGATCACACACAGCAGGTCTACACGACGAGCCGCTGAAGGGGGTACTCACTGAGGATATGAAGTTGGAAGCGGTGGTGGTCACAGTGGCTctggcagaggaggaggagtaccTGAGGGCTTTCGCAAAGAAGGTCCACATCACAGCATTGCAGGTGAAGAGCAGCCCCCCACACAGCAGGCGGAGGGGAATGTGAagctgcaagaaaaaaaaaacctcaacgTCACCCTCAGACCTGCTGGTGGCGGCAAAATGAAGCCATCTACAACACCCTAATGAATATTATGGTGTTCATAATCAATCCGAATAATTCAGAATTCCTCATATCCAAATATAAAGTGCTTATTTCATATTCTAGAACAGTAGAGCCCTGCTAACCCAGATTATGGAAGTATTAATTATAGTGTCTCCCTGCATTGCTGAGAACCCTTGTGGGGAGAGAGTGCTTTtcaacacacaataaatgtacttctacatttttttttgcattgccTAGGGAAAAATGGGCCTTAGTCTATCGTTAAGGTCATCACTGAATAAAGGTATGTGATTGCACACTCAATGGACCTGCAGAATTGCTAGATGCTACTGTAACTCTAAAGCAACCTTTACACATGCTCAGTTTAATGGTGTATTTAAACCCCCTGCCTAGTGAACTTTAAATAATGAATTGGCATAATGTTAAGTTGTTTAAAGCGCAACAATTTAATTTGCAGTAGATGCTTATTGCAAGATGGACAGAGCAAAGAGGAGGTTGCACTGAGAGCTTGGGTGTTTATAGGCTACGAAGTTCAAAATAAGCACACACTGCAACTTACATTGATAAACGCATATAAACTGGTGGACAATTGATTATCATACTCTGAAGGTCATTTAATTGTCAGCGCTTCCAAGACATGTCAGGTCTGAGATTTTCCCACGCTCTATACTTCttattgaaaaatacataaataccgGACGTATTATGAACAGACTATGCACTTTTACaaagataatatatataattgaggTTGTGTGCGTAATCAAGTGTCTGTCCCATATTCTTCAAGTGCCGACACTACCGGAGTATCGCGGAAGAGCGGGGTGCGTACTTACGTCACCTCACGTTGTGGACGCTACGTGCCGGAGACCGGACCAGCATGTCAATTATTGAGCGGCGTCGAGCCCTGTCTAGTGGGTTATTGAGGCTGTCAGTGCATGCTCGTCCCGGAGCTCCCTTACCCAGTCGCAGGCTGTCGTGTCGTCCGCTTGCCTGAAACTCCTCTCGTCTCCTCCCCATGTTTTGAGCCCCGTTTCACACACTCCTTTCAGGTAATCGGCTCCCAGCGACAGTTTCGCCGACGAAGAAGCGACGGCTCCTAGGAAGCCCGCCAGCAATGCATAGATGACCCCGGGGAACAGCATCTTCGCGGTCGGAAATTAAAGCAACCTCAATCCTCAAGTCCATCACATTTCCCTCGCTGTGCCTTCGCAGCTAAATCTCCAGACTTCCGAGTTATGACGTCCACAACCGATTAACCAATCAAACTTCCCCGGGCTAGAGGCTCGACCATAGATATAGACACAGCTATGGGCTCGAATGACACCATGTGATGCAGAGGGTGCTTTGAATTCTGGGAGTTGCAGTTCTTTCAATTGTTTCCAATGAAACTACATCGAATTAATTTAGGAATCGATTGTGGAAGAAAAGACAATGTGTTGCTTGCTTTACTAGTTTATTTACACGATGTTCTTTTTAGCAAAAATATAATTCTACTACACCAGTGAAGCACCCGTCGATAGAGGACTACATTGACAGCGTTGTGACACACAAAGAACATgaacatatatacaaatacagaaGTACATTAGAAACAAAATCCATATCATAAACTAAACTACAGGATATCGGGGCTGTGGAGGGACACTGACTGGGAAAAAAATCAGCATAATCCCAAAATATCATCACAATGTTATATAAAATAAGATTTGTTGCCCAGATGTGTCAAATATTTAACGGTCAAAAATATACTTTCTCACAGACACCAGGCACAGACTCTGGTGCCATGTGGTTTGAGCAAGTATTTCTGAGCAGATCAATATATGGGCACAATTACAATTGTACACACATCCATAACATCAGCTGCCAATATAGTTATTAGCTGCCCAGATGTACATTTTCCACACCACAATTTCAGTGGGCAATATAAATGCATATCAGACATGTCTGTGAGAATTTCAGTACTGTAGAGGACTATGAAAACAAACCTCCACTACattagttttccttttttcttggcaaatgctAGTGATCAGTCCTCACATTACAGTCATAGATCTCATTTAAAAGACGCCATGTGTATATATTCAGATATATGctttttcacagatttaaagtattttttaggTTTTCAGAGGCCTGAGCACCATtgttcagattttaattaaatgtaataaagaaaatctgcattaaaaaaaaatcacaggtaATAGCTATGAACACAGTAAAAGTACAAGACAATTACTTATTTCCCCTGAGAGAAGAAGGAAAAGAGCTGGATCATGTGAACCAGGGTTTGATTTCCAATTAggtcaaatattaaaaaaacagatcaCAGCGTTGGAAGCATGTGGGTAACCGTGTTTCATACGAGATGTGTGACTCATGCACCTGCTGTCTGAGAGATTAATTCAAACCCATGGGCTCACTGGAGAGGctgtcagatttttttttgccattttcTTTCAAGTTGTAGACTTCCAGGCGGAGTTTTTCATTgtcctgaaaaaaaaacaacaaaaaaaaacagggtttgtaaaaaaaaaaaaaatcttttcatTCATTTCAACATCTTATGTCAAGTACAAATAAAAGGGTAGTCCATGTAAAAGGTTTAGAAAAATTACAACTCTTGATGGAGATAACTGCTTTAATTTGCAAACACTCTAGTTTTCAAGGTGATCTATATGGAGATAGCAAGTCAATTAAACTGGATAATAAATAGTAGTCTACACAGACTGCAAAATCCCACAAGAGGAATTGTCCTTGACTTTCACTACCTCAATTCAA contains:
- the tmem42a gene encoding transmembrane protein 42a; this encodes MLFPGVIYALLAGFLGAVASSSAKLSLGADYLKGVCETGLKTWGGDERSFRQADDTTACDWLHIPLRLLCGGLLFTCNAVMWTFFAKALRYSSSSARATVTTTASNFISSAFLGQLIFGETHAVLWWVGISLTLSGLLVLHRAAPPLPDQPAIKKDE